In Micromonospora sp. WMMD980, the following are encoded in one genomic region:
- a CDS encoding lactonase family protein, whose translation MTGQHEVVHIGGYTAESDGRADGIVAARRDPATGALTVLGTVAVTPSPSFLARHPALPVLYAVNELPDGLLSAFRVGLDGDLTPLAVRPTGGAEPCHLAVAPDGRHLFVANYGGGSLAVFALDADGVPGERTDLVRHEGHGADPERQERAHCHMVSPDPGGGPLLAVDLGTDSVYRYDLEAASGRLVPRAPRLRTPAGTGPRHLARHPDGRRCWLVGELDASVTAYDLTPDGLHQRVRVDASGRTGHVQPSEVAVGPDGRFLYVGNRGVGTVAVFALAGAAPELVAEVDAGGGWPRHFALAGTHLYVADERADLVRIFQVDPGSGVPEPVGEPVPMASPTCVLL comes from the coding sequence GTGACCGGGCAGCACGAGGTCGTCCACATCGGCGGCTACACGGCGGAGTCGGACGGGCGGGCGGACGGTATCGTCGCGGCCCGGCGGGACCCGGCGACCGGGGCGTTGACCGTGCTCGGGACCGTGGCGGTGACCCCCTCGCCGTCGTTCCTCGCCCGGCATCCGGCTCTGCCGGTGCTGTACGCCGTCAACGAGCTTCCCGACGGCCTGCTCAGCGCGTTCCGGGTGGGGCTCGACGGCGACCTCACGCCGCTGGCCGTCCGCCCGACCGGCGGGGCCGAGCCGTGCCACCTGGCGGTCGCGCCGGACGGGCGGCACCTGTTCGTGGCGAACTACGGCGGTGGCAGCCTGGCGGTGTTCGCGCTGGACGCCGACGGCGTGCCGGGGGAGCGCACCGACCTGGTGCGGCACGAGGGGCACGGCGCCGATCCCGAGCGCCAGGAGCGGGCGCACTGCCACATGGTCTCGCCCGATCCGGGCGGCGGGCCGCTGCTCGCCGTCGACCTGGGCACCGACTCGGTCTACCGCTACGACCTGGAGGCCGCCTCCGGGCGGCTGGTGCCCCGGGCACCCCGGCTGCGGACACCGGCCGGCACCGGGCCCCGGCACCTGGCCCGGCACCCGGACGGGCGGCGCTGCTGGCTGGTCGGTGAGCTGGACGCCTCGGTCACCGCCTACGACCTGACGCCGGACGGGCTGCACCAGCGGGTCCGGGTGGACGCCAGCGGCCGGACCGGGCACGTGCAGCCCTCCGAGGTGGCGGTCGGGCCGGACGGACGCTTCCTCTACGTGGGCAACCGCGGCGTGGGCACGGTGGCCGTCTTCGCGCTGGCGGGCGCGGCGCCGGAACTCGTGGCCGAGGTGGACGCCGGCGGCGGGTGGCCGCGGCACTTCGCGCTGGCCGGCACGCACCTCTACGTCGCCGACGAACGGGCCGACCTGGTCAGGATCTTCCAGGTGGATCCGGGCAGCGGGGTCCCCGAGCCGGTCGGGGAGCCGGTTCCGATGGCCAGCCCGACCTGCGTTTTGCTGTGA
- a CDS encoding nitrate- and nitrite sensing domain-containing protein — protein sequence MNTRDWPIRAKLTALVIGPVTGLLALWIFATTLTFGPALDLLAARTLLYDLGRPGETVVAELQRERRLSVVQLAGDGILPELSEQRERTDQAVAELRGRIDGDALRDAADDQLDARLDQLGAALEALPAGRVFIDDRKVDRAGAVGLYSGMIGSAFQAFSAMATLPDVHLNREAAALTALGRSRELLGQADALLAGAVTAGRYAEGEHEQLVRTVENQRFLAESAVADLPPDERSGYQRLTEAPGFLRLRALQDALIRADELPAGFDVRAWESSHAEVWQGLRDFELRGADGLAERSVPMAVRILVQLAAAGVLGLVAIVVCVLVALRVGRSLAHRLTGVRSAATEMAEERLPDVVARLRRGEEVDVAREAPEMDHGGDEIGQVASAFNEVRRTAVQAAVDEVTLRRGFNEVILNLARRSQGLVHRQLALLDRLERRTEDPDELAGLFQVDHLATRLRRHAEDLVILAGAAPGRGWRRPVAAVDVMRGAISEVEAYHRVDVGEVQPAGVLGRAVGDVIHLLAELIENATAFSPPGTRVEVTGRTVPGGYTIEITDRGLGMSPPTMAAANRKLAAPPDFDPADSARLGLFVVARLAARHGVRVELRPGRQTGTTASVFVPSDLITDEPPVGPDASAGPERRRMAKVSRLTTVPRGRAGRPGRERPESTVIPLPTTRASAVEPPADSDGLPRRVRRRGPAARPRTVVADTPAHRPPEEARRAMSALQAGTARGRRDGTRRGGPATGRIRDAGPDTPTDVPADTGTPTTAPDPATEPAPPASDPRTATERDA from the coding sequence TTGAACACCCGCGACTGGCCGATCCGCGCCAAGCTGACCGCGCTGGTCATCGGCCCGGTGACCGGGCTGTTGGCACTGTGGATCTTCGCCACCACGCTGACCTTCGGGCCGGCGCTGGATCTGCTCGCCGCCCGCACCCTCCTCTACGACCTGGGCCGGCCGGGCGAGACGGTGGTCGCCGAGCTGCAACGGGAACGGCGGCTCTCGGTGGTCCAGCTCGCCGGTGACGGGATCCTGCCGGAGCTGTCCGAGCAACGCGAGCGCACCGACCAGGCGGTCGCCGAGTTGCGCGGGCGGATCGACGGCGACGCGCTGCGCGACGCGGCCGACGACCAGCTCGACGCGCGGCTCGACCAGTTGGGCGCCGCGCTCGAGGCGCTGCCCGCGGGGCGGGTCTTCATCGACGACCGGAAGGTGGACCGGGCCGGCGCGGTCGGGCTCTACAGCGGCATGATCGGCTCCGCGTTCCAGGCGTTCTCCGCCATGGCCACGCTGCCCGACGTCCACCTCAACCGGGAGGCCGCAGCGCTCACCGCGTTGGGCCGCTCCCGCGAGCTGCTCGGTCAGGCCGACGCGCTGCTGGCCGGCGCGGTCACCGCCGGCCGGTACGCCGAGGGCGAGCACGAGCAGTTGGTGCGGACCGTGGAGAACCAGCGGTTCCTGGCCGAGAGCGCGGTCGCCGACCTGCCGCCCGACGAGCGGTCCGGCTACCAGCGACTCACCGAGGCGCCCGGCTTCCTGCGGCTACGCGCCCTGCAGGACGCGTTGATCCGCGCCGACGAGCTGCCCGCCGGGTTCGACGTCCGGGCCTGGGAGAGCAGCCACGCCGAGGTCTGGCAGGGCCTGCGGGACTTCGAGCTGCGTGGCGCGGACGGTCTCGCCGAACGGTCGGTGCCGATGGCGGTGCGCATCCTGGTCCAGCTCGCCGCCGCCGGTGTGCTGGGTCTGGTGGCGATCGTGGTCTGCGTGCTCGTGGCGTTGCGGGTGGGCCGGTCGCTGGCGCACCGGCTGACCGGGGTGCGGTCGGCCGCCACCGAGATGGCCGAGGAACGGCTGCCTGACGTGGTCGCCCGCCTGCGCCGGGGCGAGGAGGTCGACGTCGCCCGCGAGGCTCCCGAGATGGACCACGGCGGCGACGAGATCGGCCAGGTGGCGAGCGCCTTCAACGAGGTACGCCGCACCGCGGTGCAGGCCGCCGTCGACGAGGTCACCCTGCGCCGCGGCTTCAACGAGGTGATCCTCAACCTCGCCCGGCGCAGCCAGGGCCTGGTCCACCGCCAGCTGGCGCTGCTGGACCGGCTGGAACGGCGCACCGAGGACCCGGACGAGCTGGCCGGGCTGTTCCAGGTCGACCACCTGGCCACCCGGCTCCGCCGGCACGCCGAGGACCTGGTCATCCTGGCCGGCGCCGCGCCCGGGCGGGGCTGGCGCCGGCCGGTCGCCGCGGTGGACGTGATGCGCGGAGCCATCTCCGAGGTCGAGGCCTACCACCGGGTCGACGTCGGCGAGGTGCAGCCGGCGGGGGTGCTCGGCCGGGCCGTCGGCGACGTGATCCACCTGCTCGCCGAGCTGATCGAGAACGCCACCGCCTTCTCCCCGCCGGGCACCCGGGTGGAGGTGACCGGCCGGACCGTGCCGGGCGGCTACACCATCGAGATCACCGACCGGGGGCTGGGCATGTCCCCGCCGACGATGGCAGCGGCCAACCGCAAGCTGGCCGCCCCGCCCGACTTCGATCCGGCCGACAGCGCCCGGCTGGGCCTGTTCGTGGTGGCCCGGCTGGCCGCCCGGCACGGCGTACGGGTGGAGCTCCGGCCGGGGCGACAGACCGGGACGACCGCCTCCGTGTTCGTGCCGTCCGACCTGATCACCGACGAGCCGCCGGTCGGCCCGGACGCCTCCGCCGGGCCGGAGCGGCGGCGGATGGCCAAGGTGAGCCGGCTGACCACGGTGCCCCGCGGCCGGGCGGGCCGGCCGGGCCGGGAACGCCCGGAGTCCACGGTGATCCCGCTGCCGACCACCCGGGCCTCGGCGGTGGAACCGCCCGCCGACTCCGACGGCCTGCCCCGCCGGGTGCGGCGGCGTGGTCCGGCGGCCCGCCCGCGCACGGTCGTCGCGGACACCCCCGCCCACCGCCCGCCGGAGGAGGCGCGTCGGGCGATGTCCGCGTTGCAGGCCGGCACCGCGCGCGGGCGCCGGGACGGCACCCGCAGGGGCGGCCCGGCGACCGGCCGGATCCGGGACGCCGGCCCGGACACGCCCACCGACGTGCCGGCCGACACGGGTACGCCGACCACCGCGCCGGATCCGGCCACGGAGCCCGCCCCGCCGGCGTCGGACCCGCGAACCGCGACTGAGAGGGACGCCTAG
- a CDS encoding sugar transferase gives MTSATLLTPARTSRSGGERPGATTRAAERAYIRVLVVLDTAVLAVAILVGYLARFGDEQPSGSEIPYVVVAPVLLLVWLVSLKAMRCYDDQVLGYGADEYRRVSAASLRLAGGIAIAGYIADVGVSRGFLAISFAVGTIGLEVARFAARKRLHRARDRGAGWSRKVLVVGDTAHVLELVHTLRREPYAGYQVVGACIPDALLAPVPQRLGDVPVVGSFRGIPEAATAIGADTVAVTASGELTATRLRRLGWQLEGTGVDLVVAPALTDVAGPRIHTRPVAGLPLIHVEAPEFRGARKLVKGFVDRSLSLIALLLLSPLLAVLALAVKLDSRGPVLFRQTRVGQGGEEFGVFKFRTMVVNADALLAELAARNETDGLMFKMRDDPRVTRTGRLLRRWSLDELPQLANVLLGQMSLVGPRPPLPSEVARYDGDVARRLLVKPGMTGLWQVSGRSDLSWEDGIRLDLYYVENWSLAADLTILWKTFGAVLGSRGAY, from the coding sequence GTGACCTCGGCGACGCTGTTGACTCCTGCCAGGACGTCACGATCCGGGGGCGAGCGACCCGGCGCGACGACACGAGCCGCGGAACGGGCCTACATCCGGGTCCTGGTGGTGCTCGACACCGCCGTGCTGGCCGTGGCCATCCTGGTCGGCTACCTGGCCCGGTTCGGTGACGAGCAGCCCAGCGGCTCCGAGATCCCCTACGTGGTGGTCGCGCCGGTGCTCCTGCTGGTCTGGCTGGTGTCGCTCAAGGCCATGCGCTGCTACGACGACCAGGTGCTCGGCTACGGCGCCGACGAGTACCGCCGGGTCAGCGCGGCGAGCCTGCGGTTGGCCGGCGGCATCGCCATCGCCGGCTACATCGCCGACGTCGGGGTCTCCCGGGGCTTCCTGGCCATCTCCTTCGCGGTCGGCACGATCGGGCTGGAAGTGGCGCGCTTCGCCGCCCGCAAGCGGCTGCACCGGGCCCGCGACCGGGGCGCCGGCTGGTCCCGCAAGGTGCTGGTGGTCGGTGACACGGCGCACGTGCTGGAGTTGGTGCACACGTTGCGCCGGGAGCCCTACGCCGGCTACCAGGTGGTCGGCGCCTGCATTCCGGACGCGCTGCTCGCCCCGGTGCCGCAGCGCCTCGGCGACGTGCCGGTGGTCGGGTCGTTCCGGGGCATCCCGGAGGCGGCCACCGCGATCGGCGCGGACACGGTGGCGGTCACCGCCTCCGGCGAGCTGACCGCGACCCGGCTGCGCCGTCTCGGCTGGCAACTGGAGGGCACCGGGGTCGACCTGGTGGTGGCCCCGGCGCTGACCGACGTGGCCGGCCCTCGCATCCACACCCGCCCGGTCGCCGGCCTGCCGCTGATCCACGTCGAGGCCCCCGAGTTCCGCGGCGCCCGCAAGCTGGTCAAGGGCTTCGTCGACCGGTCGCTCTCGCTGATCGCCCTGCTCCTGCTGTCGCCACTGCTGGCGGTGCTCGCGCTCGCCGTCAAGCTGGACAGCCGCGGCCCGGTGCTGTTCCGGCAGACCCGGGTGGGCCAGGGCGGCGAGGAGTTCGGGGTCTTCAAGTTCCGCACCATGGTGGTCAACGCCGACGCCCTGCTCGCCGAGCTGGCCGCGCGCAACGAGACCGACGGCCTGATGTTCAAGATGCGCGACGACCCCCGGGTGACCCGGACCGGCCGGCTGCTGCGCAGGTGGTCGCTGGACGAGCTGCCCCAGCTCGCCAACGTGCTGCTCGGCCAGATGAGCCTGGTGGGCCCGCGCCCACCGCTGCCCTCCGAGGTGGCCCGCTACGACGGCGACGTGGCCCGCCGCCTGCTGGTCAAGCCCGGCATGACCGGTCTCTGGCAGGTCAGCGGCCGATCCGACCTGAGCTGGGAGGACGGCATCCGGCTCGACCTCTACTACGTGGAGAACTGGTCGCTCGCGGCCGACCTGACCATCCTCTGGAAGACGTTCGGCGCGGTGCTGGGCAGCCGCGGCGCCTACTGA
- a CDS encoding ATP/GTP-binding protein, which yields MDSVRFDREPAASRVPLALKILIAGGFGAGKTTLVSALSEVRPLQTEEVLTGAGLGTDDVSGVEQKSTTTVAMDFGRITINDDLQVYLFGTPGQDRFWFLWDELAFGALGAVVLADTRRLADCFPSIDYFEQRGVPFVVGVNCFEGSRRFGLEAVRDALDLDPDVPLVLCDARDRQSGKLVLISLVEHVARQRGEPVPVG from the coding sequence GTGGACTCCGTGCGCTTTGACCGGGAGCCGGCCGCGTCGCGGGTGCCGCTGGCCCTCAAGATCTTGATCGCGGGTGGCTTCGGCGCCGGCAAGACGACGCTGGTCAGCGCGTTGAGCGAGGTGCGGCCGTTGCAGACCGAGGAGGTGCTGACCGGGGCCGGTCTCGGCACCGACGACGTCTCCGGGGTGGAACAGAAGTCGACCACCACGGTGGCGATGGACTTCGGCCGGATCACCATCAACGACGACCTCCAGGTCTATCTGTTCGGCACCCCGGGCCAGGACCGGTTCTGGTTCCTCTGGGACGAGCTGGCGTTCGGCGCGCTCGGCGCGGTGGTGCTCGCGGACACCCGCCGGCTGGCCGACTGCTTCCCCTCGATCGACTACTTCGAGCAGCGGGGCGTCCCCTTCGTGGTCGGGGTGAACTGCTTCGAGGGTTCCCGGCGGTTCGGCCTGGAGGCGGTGCGCGACGCGCTCGACCTCGACCCGGACGTCCCGCTGGTGCTCTGCGACGCCCGCGACCGGCAGTCCGGGAAGCTGGTGCTGATCTCGCTCGTCGAGCACGTGGCCCGGCAACGCGGTGAGCCGGTGCCGGTGGGGTGA
- a CDS encoding substrate-binding domain-containing protein: MRSNLRGAGAAAAATALVAVVAGSWFGYQQLAGPNCSGRIELSVSAAPEVAPAVRGAADEWVANGAAVGGTCIAVNVVSAESVDVAAAVASKHGATLAGVGQASGTAVTPDVWVPDSSTWLVRLKAGGASAFAPANGASIARSPVVVALPEPVAARIGWPHKELRWSDMLKQVTASKPLRAGIVEPTQDAAGLSGLLSLTAAASSTGEAGSPKAQEAMVGALRALATNRSSLRQDLLARFPRSTDPTAIANGLGAAALSEEDVIAYNDTKPPIKLAALYLDPAPIPLDFPFAVLPGIEPSKASAARVLFEALRSPGFKDRLAAQALRAPDGNWGNGFQAPTGAPSPANGGEKQVPPSGQGGAADLDPVAISTATTTWSVATQSGRMLCVIDVSGSMKKPVATANGASREQVTVAAASQGLGLFDDSWSIGLWTFSTNLQGSQDWKELVGIRPLSSNRGELQRSLASIRPSSGNTGLYDTVLAAYKKVQQDWEPGKVNSIVLFTDGKNEDDANGISQKELLAQIKKLRDDEQPVQVIIIGIGTEVNRAELKSITDAAGGGAFVTTDPSKIGEIFLQAIALRPPAPR; this comes from the coding sequence ATGCGTTCCAACCTCCGTGGGGCAGGTGCCGCCGCCGCGGCGACCGCCCTCGTCGCCGTCGTAGCCGGCTCCTGGTTCGGTTACCAGCAGCTGGCCGGCCCGAACTGTTCGGGCCGGATCGAGCTGTCGGTGTCGGCCGCCCCGGAGGTCGCCCCCGCGGTCCGCGGCGCCGCCGACGAGTGGGTCGCCAACGGCGCGGCCGTCGGCGGCACCTGCATCGCGGTGAACGTGGTCTCCGCCGAGTCGGTCGACGTCGCGGCTGCCGTGGCGAGCAAGCACGGCGCCACGCTTGCCGGGGTCGGGCAGGCCAGCGGCACCGCGGTCACCCCCGATGTCTGGGTGCCCGACTCGTCGACCTGGCTGGTGCGGCTCAAGGCCGGTGGTGCCAGCGCCTTCGCGCCGGCCAACGGCGCGTCGATCGCGCGCAGCCCGGTGGTGGTCGCGCTGCCCGAGCCGGTGGCCGCGCGGATCGGCTGGCCGCACAAGGAACTCCGCTGGTCCGACATGCTCAAGCAGGTGACCGCCAGCAAGCCGCTGCGGGCCGGCATCGTCGAGCCGACCCAGGACGCGGCCGGCCTGTCCGGCCTGCTCTCGCTGACCGCGGCCGCCAGCTCCACCGGCGAGGCCGGCTCCCCCAAGGCTCAGGAGGCGATGGTCGGGGCGCTGCGCGCGCTCGCCACCAACCGCTCCTCACTGCGGCAGGACCTGCTCGCGCGGTTCCCGCGTTCGACCGACCCGACGGCCATCGCCAACGGGTTGGGTGCGGCGGCGCTGTCCGAGGAGGACGTGATCGCCTACAACGACACGAAGCCCCCGATCAAGCTGGCCGCGCTCTATCTGGATCCGGCGCCGATCCCGCTCGACTTCCCGTTCGCGGTGCTGCCCGGCATCGAGCCGAGCAAGGCCTCGGCCGCGCGGGTGCTCTTCGAGGCGCTGCGCTCGCCCGGCTTCAAGGACCGGCTCGCCGCGCAGGCACTGCGGGCCCCCGACGGCAACTGGGGTAACGGCTTCCAGGCGCCGACCGGCGCGCCGAGCCCGGCCAACGGCGGCGAGAAGCAGGTGCCGCCGTCCGGTCAGGGCGGCGCGGCCGACCTCGACCCGGTCGCCATCTCGACCGCGACCACCACCTGGTCGGTGGCCACCCAGTCCGGCCGGATGCTCTGCGTCATCGACGTGTCCGGTTCGATGAAGAAGCCGGTGGCCACCGCGAACGGGGCGAGTCGGGAGCAGGTCACCGTGGCGGCCGCGAGCCAGGGGCTGGGGCTCTTCGACGACTCCTGGTCGATCGGCCTGTGGACCTTCTCCACCAACCTCCAGGGCTCGCAGGACTGGAAGGAGCTGGTCGGGATCCGGCCGCTGTCGAGCAACCGCGGTGAGTTGCAGCGGAGTCTCGCCTCGATCCGGCCGTCGAGCGGCAACACCGGCCTCTACGACACGGTGCTCGCGGCGTACAAGAAGGTCCAGCAGGACTGGGAGCCGGGCAAGGTCAACTCGATCGTGCTCTTCACCGACGGCAAGAACGAGGACGACGCCAACGGCATCTCGCAGAAGGAGCTGCTGGCGCAGATCAAGAAGCTCCGGGACGACGAGCAGCCGGTCCAGGTGATCATCATCGGCATCGGCACCGAGGTGAACCGGGCCGAGCTCAAGTCCATCACGGACGCCGCCGGCGGTGGCGCGTTCGTGACCACCGACCCCAGCAAGATCGGCGAAATCTTCCTCCAGGCGATCGCGCTGCGGCCGCCCGCACCGCGCTGA
- a CDS encoding DUF742 domain-containing protein → MRAESPGPQHEWLDADAGPVVRPYTLTGGRVRPPVDGFDLLAFVLATSAAEAAGMPGLQPEHRRLVELARRPKAVADLAADLDLAVGVVRVLLGDLLAHGFVAVRRPPATAYLPDDNILKAVVSGLRAL, encoded by the coding sequence ATGCGGGCTGAGTCGCCGGGGCCCCAGCACGAGTGGCTGGACGCCGACGCCGGTCCGGTGGTCCGCCCCTACACGCTCACCGGTGGGCGGGTGCGCCCGCCGGTCGACGGCTTCGACCTGCTGGCCTTCGTGCTCGCCACGTCGGCGGCCGAGGCGGCCGGCATGCCCGGTCTCCAGCCGGAGCACCGCCGCCTGGTCGAGCTGGCCCGGCGGCCGAAGGCCGTCGCCGACCTCGCCGCCGACCTGGATCTCGCCGTCGGCGTGGTCCGGGTGCTGCTCGGCGATCTCCTCGCCCATGGGTTCGTCGCGGTGCGCCGCCCCCCGGCCACCGCGTACCTGCCCGACGACAACATCCTCAAGGCGGTGGTCAGTGGACTCCGTGCGCTTTGA
- a CDS encoding sodium:solute symporter family protein — translation MGSGLRLNMNALDYLILALYFVTVLGVGFAARRAIKTSVDFFLSGRSLPAWVTGLAFVSANLGALEIIGMAANGAQYGIMTVHYYWIGAVPAMVFLGIVMMPFYYGSKVRSVPEYLRLRFNRPTHLLNAISFAVAQVLIAGVNLYALALIMQALLGWPLWVAIVVGAAIVLAYITVGGLSGAIYNEVLQFFVIIAGLVPITVIGLVKVGGVSGLMDAVRESKLGEAGLHAWQGTGSTDNPLGAHWLGIVFGLGFVLSFGYWTTNFAEVQRALSARNMSAARRTPIIGAYPKLLIPVVTVIPGLIALITVKGLGADQGDLVYNNAIPLLMRDLLPNGVLGIAVTGLVASFMAGMAANVSGFNTVFTYDIWQAYFRRDRPDEYYVRVGRIATVVAVVVGIGTAFIAAGFSNIMNYIQALFSVFNAPLFGTFIIGMFWRRMSALAGFWSLLSGTVVAIATYLLYKTGVISFNSDLEESFWGAGLAFVTVAVVAAIITPLTRPKTDSELTGLVYGMSDTTLKDDSLAGDAAWYRSPVLLGLVAVVLAALFYIPVF, via the coding sequence ATGGGCAGCGGCCTACGGTTGAACATGAACGCCCTGGACTACCTGATCCTGGCGCTCTACTTCGTCACGGTGCTCGGGGTCGGTTTCGCCGCCCGACGTGCCATCAAGACCAGCGTCGACTTCTTCCTCTCCGGGCGGTCGCTGCCCGCCTGGGTCACCGGCCTGGCCTTCGTCTCGGCGAACCTGGGGGCGCTGGAGATCATCGGCATGGCCGCCAACGGCGCCCAGTACGGCATCATGACGGTGCACTACTACTGGATCGGCGCGGTGCCGGCGATGGTCTTCCTCGGCATCGTGATGATGCCGTTCTACTACGGCTCCAAGGTCCGCAGCGTTCCCGAATACCTGCGGCTGCGCTTCAACCGCCCCACCCACCTGCTCAACGCGATCAGCTTCGCGGTCGCCCAGGTGCTGATCGCCGGCGTGAACCTCTACGCGCTGGCGCTGATCATGCAGGCGCTGCTGGGCTGGCCGCTCTGGGTGGCGATCGTGGTCGGCGCGGCGATCGTGCTGGCGTACATCACCGTCGGTGGCCTCTCCGGCGCGATCTACAACGAGGTGCTCCAGTTCTTCGTGATCATCGCCGGTCTGGTGCCGATCACGGTGATCGGCCTGGTCAAGGTCGGCGGCGTGAGCGGTCTGATGGACGCGGTGCGCGAGTCCAAGCTCGGCGAGGCCGGCCTGCACGCCTGGCAGGGCACCGGCAGCACCGACAACCCGCTGGGCGCGCACTGGCTGGGCATCGTGTTCGGCCTCGGCTTCGTGCTCTCCTTCGGCTACTGGACCACCAACTTCGCCGAGGTGCAGCGCGCGCTCTCGGCGCGGAACATGAGCGCCGCCCGGCGTACCCCGATCATCGGGGCGTACCCGAAGCTGCTCATTCCGGTGGTGACCGTGATCCCCGGCCTGATCGCCCTGATCACGGTCAAGGGCCTGGGCGCCGACCAGGGCGACCTGGTCTACAACAACGCCATCCCGCTGCTGATGCGCGACCTGCTGCCCAACGGCGTGCTCGGCATCGCGGTCACCGGCCTGGTGGCGTCGTTCATGGCCGGCATGGCGGCCAACGTCAGCGGCTTCAACACCGTCTTCACGTACGACATCTGGCAGGCGTACTTCCGCCGGGACCGCCCGGACGAGTACTACGTGCGGGTCGGGCGGATCGCCACCGTGGTGGCCGTGGTGGTCGGGATCGGCACCGCGTTCATCGCGGCCGGCTTCAGCAACATCATGAACTACATCCAGGCGCTCTTCTCGGTCTTCAACGCCCCGCTCTTCGGCACGTTCATCATCGGCATGTTCTGGCGGCGGATGAGCGCGCTGGCCGGCTTCTGGTCGCTGCTCTCCGGCACCGTCGTGGCGATCGCCACCTACCTGCTCTACAAGACCGGCGTGATCAGCTTCAACTCCGACCTGGAGGAGAGCTTCTGGGGGGCGGGCCTGGCCTTCGTCACCGTCGCGGTGGTGGCCGCGATCATCACGCCGCTGACCCGGCCGAAGACCGACAGCGAGCTGACCGGCCTGGTGTACGGCATGAGCGACACCACGCTGAAGGACGACTCGCTGGCCGGCGACGCGGCCTGGTACCGCTCCCCGGTGCTGCTCGGCCTGGTCGCCGTGGTGCTCGCCGCCCTCTTCTACATCCCGGTCTTCTGA
- a CDS encoding roadblock/LC7 domain-containing protein codes for MVYTTRQNADLDWLLDDLVDRVPAARRAVVLSADGLLLGASVDQDRTDAEHLCALASGFSGLAKGATRHLDGGAVRQTVVEMESAYLFVTAAGQGACLAVASDADADIGLVAYEMAMLVIRVGENLAAPARTVGAPTDAG; via the coding sequence GTGGTGTACACGACGCGGCAGAACGCCGATCTCGACTGGCTGCTCGACGACCTGGTGGATCGGGTGCCGGCCGCCCGCCGCGCGGTGGTCCTCTCGGCGGACGGGCTGCTGCTCGGCGCCTCCGTCGACCAGGACCGCACCGACGCGGAGCACCTCTGCGCGCTGGCGTCCGGCTTCTCCGGCCTGGCCAAGGGCGCCACCCGGCACCTGGACGGCGGCGCGGTCCGCCAGACGGTGGTGGAGATGGAGTCGGCCTACCTGTTCGTCACGGCCGCCGGGCAGGGCGCCTGCCTGGCCGTGGCGAGCGACGCCGACGCCGACATCGGCCTGGTGGCGTACGAGATGGCGATGCTGGTCATCCGCGTCGGGGAGAACCTAGCCGCGCCGGCCCGGACCGTGGGAGCGCCGACCGATGCGGGCTGA